The Bacillota bacterium genome has a segment encoding these proteins:
- a CDS encoding TPM domain-containing protein: MKKGVRIGLGGVLILVLLVGNVFAAFPRPVGFVNDYINVIDPESKNEMEALARKVREEQGIEIAVVTLDSTEGMSIEEYAVELFNDWGIGSSTEDSGLLMLLILGEEQREIRVEVGYQLEGILPDGKVGAILDQYVLPYFYEGQWGQGLLTGMKAYVAELSGEEFELAEERDNDFVKTVVSFFILMMLLMIFGSRTPFIMGPGRRSSRGYVPPTRGPRGGGGFGGFGGFGGGRSGGGGASRRF, translated from the coding sequence ATGAAAAAGGGTGTACGGATTGGGTTAGGGGGGGTGTTAATACTCGTTCTCCTGGTGGGGAACGTCTTTGCCGCCTTTCCCCGGCCTGTGGGCTTTGTGAATGATTATATCAATGTTATTGATCCGGAGAGTAAGAACGAGATGGAGGCCCTGGCCCGCAAAGTACGAGAGGAACAGGGCATCGAGATTGCCGTAGTCACCCTGGATTCTACCGAGGGGATGAGTATTGAGGAATACGCGGTGGAACTGTTTAATGATTGGGGCATTGGTTCCAGTACCGAGGACAGTGGATTGTTGATGCTTCTGATCCTAGGGGAGGAGCAACGGGAGATTAGGGTGGAGGTGGGCTACCAACTGGAGGGTATCTTGCCAGACGGTAAGGTAGGTGCCATTCTGGATCAATACGTCCTTCCCTATTTCTACGAAGGACAGTGGGGGCAAGGTCTGCTAACCGGAATGAAGGCCTATGTGGCCGAGCTTTCCGGAGAAGAATTTGAGTTAGCCGAGGAACGGGACAATGATTTCGTGAAGACAGTGGTGAGCTTTTTCATACTCATGATGTTGCTAATGATCTTTGGTTCCCGTACGCCCTTTATCATGGGACCCGGGAGACGGAGCAGCCGAGGTTACGTACCGCCCACGCGCGGTCCCCGTGGCGGCGGTGGGTTCGGTGGGTTTGGCGGATTTGGCGGAGGTCGAAGCGGTGGTGGCGGAGCAAGCCGCAGATTCTAA
- a CDS encoding LemA family protein, which translates to MVKKGLIIAGIVVLLLVIVVIGQYNSLVNLETGVDAAWAQVENQMQRRADLIPNLVNTVKGFASHEQQIFEDIAAARSRLLNAQTPEDQMEANNSLDTALGRLLMVVENYPTLKADASFIRLQDELAGTENRIAYARKEYNEAVEKWNRSIRRFPTVLIARMFGKDPYPYFQASEQAREVPQVQF; encoded by the coding sequence ATGGTGAAAAAAGGTCTCATTATTGCTGGTATTGTGGTATTACTATTGGTGATTGTGGTGATTGGTCAATACAACAGTCTGGTGAATCTGGAGACTGGTGTCGATGCCGCTTGGGCCCAGGTGGAAAACCAAATGCAACGCCGGGCGGATCTGATCCCGAACTTGGTGAACACAGTCAAGGGGTTTGCCAGCCACGAGCAGCAGATCTTCGAGGATATCGCCGCGGCGCGGAGTCGTTTGCTAAACGCTCAGACTCCGGAGGACCAGATGGAGGCCAATAACAGCCTCGATACGGCTTTGGGTCGGTTGTTAATGGTGGTGGAAAACTATCCTACGCTGAAGGCCGATGCCAGCTTCATTCGTTTACAGGATGAGTTGGCAGGTACTGAAAACCGCATCGCCTATGCCCGGAAGGAATACAATGAAGCGGTGGAAAAATGGAACCGCAGTATTCGCCGCTTTCCTACGGTCTTGATTGCTCGTATGTTTGGTAAAGATCCGTATCCCTACTTCCAGGCTTCGGAACAGGCCAGGGAAGTGCCACAGGTGCAGTTTTAA
- a CDS encoding sugar phosphate isomerase/epimerase, which produces MKLGICCNPDQARLVQEIGYDYVELNVAMTLSGDSDDFERLYKQFQDLEITVDAFNCFIPGNLKLTGPQRDFAAIETYINLVLPRAKALGAELIVFGSGPARSYPEGFPPDQAWEQIKEFLVMVARQATLNDLHICVEPLRRKEGNIINTLREAHALLKELNQPSLGLTLDIWHMMEEEEPFEVISEIGDLLYHVHVADSGRRYPGSGSYDFASFFAELKSIGYDRRISCEFSVTDFQEDAAKAYAFLKQMIKRI; this is translated from the coding sequence ATGAAACTGGGGATTTGTTGCAATCCTGATCAAGCCCGTTTGGTGCAGGAGATAGGCTACGACTATGTGGAGTTGAATGTAGCAATGACCTTGTCCGGTGATTCAGACGATTTTGAACGACTGTACAAGCAGTTCCAGGATCTCGAGATTACAGTAGATGCCTTTAACTGCTTTATTCCCGGCAATCTAAAGCTAACCGGTCCGCAGCGGGATTTTGCGGCCATAGAGACGTACATAAACTTGGTGCTGCCACGGGCGAAGGCCCTGGGTGCAGAGTTGATTGTCTTTGGTAGCGGTCCTGCTCGATCCTATCCGGAAGGATTTCCTCCGGACCAAGCCTGGGAGCAAATCAAAGAGTTTCTGGTTATGGTTGCTCGTCAGGCCACTCTCAACGATTTGCATATCTGTGTCGAACCCCTACGGAGAAAAGAAGGCAACATCATTAACACCCTTCGGGAAGCCCATGCGCTACTTAAGGAATTGAACCAACCATCCCTGGGATTGACGCTGGACATCTGGCACATGATGGAGGAAGAAGAGCCCTTCGAGGTGATCAGCGAGATTGGCGATCTTTTGTACCATGTGCATGTGGCAGACTCCGGTCGACGGTACCCTGGGAGTGGTAGCTATGACTTTGCCTCCTTTTTTGCAGAGCTAAAGAGCATTGGTTATGACCGCCGGATTTCCTGTGAGTTTTCCGTGACCGATTTTCAAGAAGATGCCGCAAAGGCATATGCGTTTTTGAAGCAGATGATCAAGAGAATTTAG
- a CDS encoding transcription elongation factor GreAB has translation MYHRKSGMGIRLASETLKRAQNQILEITSRTKPESMTDRIRKLNSYLSGWLGYYALAETPSKFELLEGWIRRRLRMCVWKRNRVRTRYRELRALGVPEWAVHKLANARKGHRRVSQMLSIALDNRYWSSQGMMSFTERYHQIRQAWQTAVYRTVRTVV, from the coding sequence ATGTACCACCGAAAGAGTGGGATGGGAATCAGGCTTGCCTCGGAGACCCTCAAACGGGCACAAAACCAAATACTGGAGATAACCTCTCGGACCAAACCAGAAAGTATGACGGACCGTATTCGGAAGCTTAATTCCTATCTTAGCGGATGGCTAGGCTATTATGCGTTAGCCGAAACACCGAGCAAGTTCGAACTGCTCGAAGGCTGGATAAGACGAAGGCTAAGAATGTGTGTCTGGAAACGGAACCGCGTCCGAACCCGATACCGCGAATTGCGGGCCTTGGGTGTACCCGAATGGGCCGTACACAAACTGGCCAATGCCCGGAAAGGACACCGGCGCGTGTCTCAGATGCTAAGTATAGCCCTGGATAATCGATATTGGAGCAGCCAAGGGATGATGAGCTTCACCGAACGTTACCATCAAATTCGTCAAGCTTGGCAAACCGCCGTATACCGAACGGTACGTACGGTGGTGTGA
- the bfr gene encoding bacterioferritin, which yields MKGDPKLIETLNALLADELAAINQYIVHAEMCEDWGYGKLHEGFEKRSIQEMKHAEILIGRILFLGGKPIVSNLSKIHIGENVPQQLEFDRAAEEMAIKAYNDAIALAAEVGDHATRDILVQILNDEDRHMDELEELIDQIEQMGLPIFLTTQVD from the coding sequence GTGAAGGGAGATCCAAAGCTTATCGAGACGTTGAATGCTCTGCTAGCCGACGAACTTGCGGCCATCAACCAGTACATTGTACATGCCGAGATGTGTGAGGACTGGGGTTACGGCAAGTTGCACGAGGGTTTTGAAAAGCGGTCAATACAGGAAATGAAGCATGCTGAAATACTGATCGGTAGAATTCTGTTCCTTGGCGGGAAACCAATCGTGAGCAACCTGAGCAAAATCCACATTGGTGAGAACGTTCCCCAACAATTAGAGTTTGACCGGGCTGCCGAGGAGATGGCAATCAAGGCTTACAACGATGCTATTGCGCTTGCCGCTGAAGTTGGCGATCATGCGACACGGGATATCCTCGTTCAGATTCTCAACGACGAGGATCGCCATATGGATGAACTTGAGGAACTCATAGACCAGATTGAGCAGATGGGACTGCCCATATTCCTGACGACTCAAGTTGACTGA